The genomic stretch gatgatccttgtttatggcataaacgattCGATCACATTAGCTCGctaaccttgaataaactcaagaagtgggacttggttgaagggttgcctaagatcaagttcgaccaagaaaagatgtgtgacacatgtgctaggtgtaaacaagtaagatcatcgttcaaacctaaaagagtagtgagcacaaatgaagccttggaactagtacacatggatttatgtggacctatgaaggtaaggagtagaggaggatcaaggtacgtctttgttcttgtagatgactactcaaggtatgtatgacctatctttcttcattcaaaagacgaaacttttgatgaatttgattgtcttatgaaacgtgttcaaaataaatataagactaatctagtatccattcgtacggatcatggcaccgaatttgataatcaaacctttatagaatattgtagagttaatggtgtagggcataacttttctgcaccaagaactccgcaacaaaacggtgtcgttgaacgtatgaatagaaccttagaagatatggcacgtacaatgctcttgtgtagcggtttacctcgtaacttttgggctgaagccattagtacttcttgctacatccataatcgtgctatgatccgacctatccttaagaaaaccccctatgaactccttagaggtcgaaaacctaatatctcccatcttcgctgttttgggagtaaatgttttgtacataataacagtaaaaaccgtttaagtaaattcgaccctaggagtgatgaggcgatttttgtaggatactcagatcatagcaaggcttacaaagtattcaataagagaactctctgtattgaagaaagtgtccacgttatctttgatgaagataacatgttcgataagcctttacaggatgaggaagaagacttggatgaacccgactttcgtctttcaagagacgatcccccggatttggaattagagtataatgaaattgagggaataaacgatgaactcgatcgttcctcaaaagacaaaaaggagaaggacaaagttatagttgatgatactataacatcgactcaaaataagaactcccaaaccaatgttatagatgatgttactgtaacattgaatccaaatcaaagtGGAGAgcccgaggttataatcggctcaaatacaacacccggattggattcagggggaacttcctctaattccgagccaaatgaagtcgggtcaagctcaaataacgaggaagaaccaagtacttcgacaaagtggaaatacaagaactcacaccccatggacaatattcttgggaatattaagaagggtgttcaaacaagacgttccttaaacaacttctgctctttctactctttcctatccatgatcgaaccaaagaacatcaatgaagctcttctttgaatcagattggattatagctatgcaagaagagcttcaacagttcgaaagaaacaaggtttggcatttagttcctagaccaaaagatcggacAGTTATTGGAACACGGTGGGTCTTCCGGaataaattagatgatgccggagtcattgtcagaaataaGGCTAGATTGGTGGttcaaggatataatcaacaagaaggaatagattatgacgagactttacttttgttgctcgtcttgaagctattagacttcgatagcattcgccgcacacaaaggaatgaagctcttccagatggatgtcaagacggcattcttgaacggttatctacaagaagaagtcttcgttgaacaaccccctggttttaagaatatcaaatttgaggatcacgtgttcaaattggataaagccctatacggattgaagcaagcacctagggcttggtacgacagattatctaagtttctacttgacagtggatttagtagaggatccgtcgacaaaaccctatttctaaaaactgagggttctgaccttttggttgttcaaatatacgtcgatgatatcatctttggatcgacaaatcgaagcctatgcaaatacttttctgagttgatgacttccgagttccagatgagtatgatgggagaattgaaattcttcctaggtctgcagaTACAACAAATATATGacggcattaagatccatcaacagaaatacatcaaagagttgattcggaaattcgggatggaaaattcacacgctatgcctactccaatggtcgagaacaagaaattgacattggatgaaaacggtaaatcagttgatgaaactacttaccgtgggatggttggatcactgttatatttgaccgcaagtagacctgatattatgtttagcgtatgcgtttgtgcgagatatcaatcgtctcccaaagaatcgcatatgacggccgtaaaacgaattttacgttacttgattggaacggccaacttatacctatggtatccaatggagtgcaattttgatctagtcggttattccgatgccgactacgcagtatgttctctagacaggaaaagcacgtcgggtgtcgccacttttatcggaccatgtatcatcacgtggggttcgatgaaacaaaattcggttgctctctcaatctttgaagccgaatatattcttctgcaggactggtatgtactcaacttttatggcttaagcaacaattacgtgattatggtgttgacgtaggatgtattcctattttatgtgataatactagtgcgataattatttctaaaaatcccgcacaacattcacgtaccaaacatattgaaataagacaccattttattagagaccatgttgagaaggggaatataaaacttgaattttgtagtactgaaaaacaatgggcagatattttgacaaaatcattagctagagaacgatttgagactttacggttggaaattggtttaatcggtggcacctaaACTATCATAATTATTTCCTAACCGTATGAGTGGCTAGTTAAGATGAGATTATATGACTGTGTTCgtattttccgttgcaagtacattcttatatagtattttattattttatgagaatattccgtttgctagtctattatattttgtgctgtatacaaaccataactcttgttcatcacatatacattctaaggtttagagattcataaaccaatgacattcatgattggtttgatttaggatgtgagtagtactccttacatggcatgtaacatcaaattgcataagcatgaaatttgtctcttattacctgtatacactcgggtttgtggtggttacacatgtggagaggcgatccttcctttacgttttacctactaacctcacattagccaaatttgccttgttttgacccatttattcaactacattccatatggcctacccttgtcaagctagtcttgttggtattTTTGGAAGTTTTGTTGTGGTCAAtttggttggtgttgtgatgaatattggaaggaaggaagaaaaagatgaactaaaaaaaaaaaaaaaaaaaatatacgaaaaaaagaggagaaaaatgaTACTATAAAAGATAGAAAGGCaaaaatctcttattactcctattcttattcattttcatattacttgaggagaagtacttgttgatgtgagtgagtgTTTGCCATACTTGACATGGTGTATCATCTttcatgttgggttggaaagtggaatatggttacttttggttgtgatcggtgctagcttggcttttacctccacatatccaaattattttgccccttcttacccaattacctcaccccacattcatatgtaagtcctcggcatgtgttttggacctcgataggttggagtgtatatgtacggttactaaagatatctatcatgttagattgcatgcatgcttttgtaggtcgtagttaggtgagtgactaattttcttctctcctacaaaatctctattcatcttggtttgtattacacCCTCTATATTTAGAGATTGCTTATGTTGAAATCGTTCTTATACTATAATATGTGCTTTGATTaatatttcttgcctcggttgatatcattctagtcgttttatatctgttctcgtcttttcgatgatgtcaagagggggaagaagtaACCATGATTCAGTAtatgcctaagcttgctccttgtcaagaccgattgtttcttaaagtccttaaagctttggtattgaatataattgtttgatcttgcgttgatctttatctataaagataacggtattatattgagggggaactacatacttagtcacaattttaggagacttgccatcataaaaaagggggaatttgttgaaccatataggatatatgtttatgttttgatgatgtcaagagtgctttattttctatatacttgttgcgcgtaattgtttgtttagtcttttagattggacttactaatcgcaagcattaagaAATTGTGATAGAAGTATGATGCGTTTATatcatgatcaagccctcaatcacggATCAAGGTATTGCGAGATAgtggaagaattattcaagcattcaggagaagatgaagctcaattaaagattgatcaagcttggataaagattgatcaagcttgcataatgaagtagcctacactcgaagatctcctaacgaagattagaatagcgtaggtgattatctcgtaatggtaacgtaagaatggacTTTTTACATTGGTAAGGTTAtggcctcacagctataacattacttatataagagctcaatgttatagctcttctactataacattgagatgtgaagtttataaaacacacgacaaaatagtttttaaattgtttttggaaaatcgtttttaaatgttttagtaaaagtatttattttacaagggagcttattttaatatgagtatggttttactattagcttataattagtaattatgattgaatcaacttataagttgaggcatcttgctaattagggtttctagtttctacatactctaaaaactctaaacctaatttatcttacctagggttttcgtgaaaaaggaatgggcttatgagtcgtttctttctcatacacggttactctttgtacaagttagggttttgtgtaaatctttataatatttgattagagatttaatatctcttttatattattttgatttattattTCCTAACTTttaagatattatttttgtaaagatagaagaaaaagattgagtaaatctttaaaataatatttgattagagatttgttatctctttattatttgatttattcttttctattttataaaaatattagggatgaatagtgctGTGTGAATAGTACCCGTGAATAGTGCCACGTGAATAGTAAACGTGAATAGTAAACGTGAATAGTAATTTCCTTCTTACACAATAAgtctttgcttggataagggttaaggtattagaataatatttgttagagatttctttatctccttatattatctttcctaatctccaagatattggtgagttgttaagataggaaaatattatttattaaggcaagtcttggaaaagaattaaggaaagatttaacctaattcctTCTTGCTTTACAAGACACCACACGGCATCTAAAGTTTTTAATaaaccgaaacccttgctcctcttttactataaatactctatACTTTACATCTTTaaaagttaagacctttgagcataactttcatatattttcacaaaacaaaaaccgtgttttaaagcaagaaaaccgttttgtttattttcgaaaaaggtcgtgtgatttataaacttgtgcattcgttcttattgttatcgttataagataatagtgcttatttgatttcttactcgttcattaacgtgaacttttagtagaatcattagtactttcttattagcgtaagttagtcactcgagtatttaacggtactcattgagttacagctatagttagttgtacgagttgggttagtaaatttgtaatccggagaaaggtactaaattcattaatcgagaatagtggacgtaggtttcgacttgtggcgaaccacttcaaaaatccgtgtgtctcctcttgtttcgttctttcgtttactttgcttacaatcGTTCATTGATTAGTTacagtttaatcaataaactttaaataatcaattacatacgcacaatcgaaaaagctttaaaaagttttaaatcctcaattcacccccctcttgagtattttggatccaTAGACTCTTCAATCTTGTGTTTTGAGTGCATGAATATGTGCTATATCGGACTTCTCCTCCCTCTTGATCGCGAGATTGAGAGAAATTTTCGGGAAAGAAGACGACAAGTTCTTTCGGCAATACGAAGATCTCCACCCTTTGTCAACCCACCAAATACACTACCTTCCACAATTGCGTCTCTAGGTCCACCACCCTCTTCTTCCACCCTAAACCCATCAACATTCCAACAAACCCAATCCCCTCTCCCATAAACTCACCCACCCACTCACATCATACCAACAACACCGACTCACCTAGATCACCAAATACTCCAAAATCTCCAATAAACAACCCCATAGACGACGACATTATAAACCATTTATAAACAACCCATTTATTAGGAAGAAGATTGTTTGGACGCTCCAGTTAAGACTTTCTTTGCATAGCTGAAGTTTGTTCCGTTTATGAGGGTCGACTGCTGCGTAAGTTTGGAGCCTAGTCACAAGCTACCAAATTGGCGTAAGTTTTCCATATCTTACTAAtcatttgttttatatttttttgatCAAATTAAATTATAGATCTGGTTTAGTTGTGGAAGTATTGGTTTTATCACCTGTTTTCCTAAGAGATAACCCCAGAAAAAGGAGACAGACACCTAAACTGTCAGTTTTTTTTTCCGTTAAGGAACTCCACTATTAAAGTTTATGGTTAAAGATTGATAGGTTAGGGGCCAGTTTTCCTTGATAGTAAACTCTAATGTGATAGTATAAGGCCTTCTCTTGGTGTTAGTTCATTACCCCAATTCAAATCCCGTTTATGTGCATTTTAGTCCTCCTTGTATGCATTCTCTCAGCACTCCTATAAATGAGTGGAAATTTTAAACAAACTCTGTTAAAGCTTACAGTACTTGACTAAAGTAACTATGAAGCATTTGATAGTTACTTACTTttctttgatgttttttttttaaattgtatTTTACCTTTTAAGTAccacttattttttttttctatccATATTGTATACGGTTTATTTTATCTTTTGGGGACTTGAGAATTCCGTATTTCTGATGAATTATTGGTTGTACCTGTATGTGTGAGAATTAGTTTAAATGGGGACTTGAGAATTTTGTATTTCTTCGATTTCCATCCTTCATTAAAGTAGGTTAATTTCTTTTGCTACCCCTTTGGCGGCCTTTCTTGTTGCTTAGCTTCTAAAATTAACCCAACCTGTTGATCTACTTTTTGTTTAGGTAAGGAAGCGGAGCTTAATGGATGCCGCTTCTGCCGTCCTATAATTAATCATCCTCGTGAAAGGGTTGCTAATTTAATATTAGACCCATATAGTCGTCATTTTTAGTGTGTAATAAGCAAATATGAATTCCTACTTTTTAGGCTTTGAACTTATTTGTAtgaatattttaattaataacTTGTAGTAACTGGTGTTGTGAGCTTGACATTTAGGGTCTGTTTGGATAagaggatttggagggaaagagagaggagggaaaggaagggatgataaatcctttgtttggttagcaaaatggaggtggagggattttgaggggatggaaaatgaatccctccacttcccccctccaagccaaattatttcctctccaacaaaggcaagatttggagggaaaatgacctcctccattctccctccccttcccttccatccctttctcttccctccttctccctcccctccctttccctccacttttgctatccaaacacacccttaaagtTGTGGTTGAATTCTGTCGTACTTTTCAGTGAGATCTTCCTTGGTACGTTTCCGTTGAAGTTGTGGTTGAATGCTGTAGGTATCAGTGGCGTATCCAGGATTTGAGTAAAGGGGGGGCacagtaagaaaaaaaaaatttgcggacaacatttatacattaaaattcaaatatcgtcttttttttttaaatttttttttgttttttgttttgtcacGTGAGAGACGCGCCCTCACTTCCCCCCCCCAACAAAATCCGCCCCTGGTAGGTATACGCTGCATTTTTTTCAATCAAGTTAAATGAATGAAAGGCAATAGAGCAAAAATAAGCAGCATTTCTCGGTTAATTTATGCATACTTCATATACTGTATATCTGCTAATGTATATGGGATATGCAGCATATACGGGTTAAGTGGTTAATGTTAAACATTTGTTACCATCTAATGCATTGTAAATTTTTGTTAATCAGCATATACTGGTTAAGTGGTTAATCTTAAACATTTGTTACCAACTAATGCATTTGTTAAGGTTAATTTAACTACTCACGTCTTATCACGTCTTATCTTTTGCAAATACAGTAATAGCTAATTTCATGTAATTATTTTTGTCGATCACTTCAGGTTTTATCCAAAACAAATCCAAATGCCAAAACCATTTTTACTTCAGCTAGTCTTACTATAGATGGatatagctaaagacgggtcaaatagcttgaaaatGGTGACATTTTTTTTTCCTCCACCACCCCGCTTGTTGCTTATCCTATTataaatgtggtattgtatttcgTCCGTCTTTAATTATAAACGGATATGTgctgtctataatgagattttatgTTTTTACTTACTTGTTATTCAACTTTAGCTGAAATTTTTACGAACTTCCTATTATACAAGTTTTTTCGACAATGACGGGGAATGCtataagagcatctccaatggttaagTAAAAGGACTTACTTGCAAATAAAAAAGTTTTCAAACTACTTGCTTAATCATTGGAGCACTTTACATGTAATAGCTTAAATTGTGCTAGTAGCTCAAATGTGCCtacaagaaaaaatctaccaattaaaacaacacttgaatatttttaatttttattttcgaGGTAAAATAAGTAAATGTATTAATTAAAAGGGTGTTGTGGAAGGTAGTTGACATATGGTGCATTTAAGCCACAACACTAAGCTAGTAGCTTACTATTGTAGTAGTTTGTAGCTTAAAAATATTCTAGTTTGAAAATCTtatgtggcaaaggtaagctaCTAGCAACTAGCATAATTTGTGCTTACGTAAATAATTACTTGGTATTACAATAATCTTTATATAAAACGGTTTTATACCGAAATCTTAGACCATCCCCAAACAGTGGTCGCGCTAATTAGGTCgcgacccgattttactcttaatcccacCTTATTATCCTTTACCCATTTTcacctcccaagcagaaggtcgcgacctaagtcatcaacccaatcatatTTCACCTTCCAaccctttttgttttgtttacgaCCAATGATAATTTGACACCTATCGGGTCACCAATTGACCTAATAAGGTTAAGAGCAACCAAAGAGGTCACAAATTAACATTATAAGGTCAAGAGCAACCAAAGAGGTCACGCTAATCTCATGCTTAATTGTTGGTTAaggcgacccaacaaggtcgcGACCTCCctcgtgaccttgcttggggatggtcgcagtggtcgcgctaattaggtcgcgacccgattttactcttaatcccaccctattaaccttgacccattttcacctcccaagcagaaggtcgcgacctaagtcatcaacccaatcatttttcaccttccaaccctttttgttttgtttacgaACAATGATAATTTAACACCTATTGAGTCACCAATTGACCTAATAAGGTCAAGAGCAACAAaagaggtcacaaattgaccttatAGGGTCAAGAGCAACCAAAGAGGTCACGCTAATCTCATGCTTAATTGTTGGTTAAGGCGGAGCAACCAAAGAGGTCACGCTAATCTCATGCTTAATTGTTGGTTAAGGCGACCCAACAAGATCGCGACCTCCCTCGTGACCTTGCTTAGGGATGGTCTTAGTCATAAATAAAACTATAAAAGTCGGTGGATATCAATTCATAACAATTGCTTAGTCCTCACAATCTTCTCCGTAGACACCGCGTGTAATTCTCCGCTCCAGAATACGTGTCACACACTCCCTTTCCTTCTTCctataaacaaacaaacaaacacctCTTTTCCTCCTCCACATCTCCAGATCCAACAACAACTTTCCTCCATTATCAAAACCAACCTTGATCAAATCTTCTTCAACAATGGCGTTAGAATGGATAGTACTAGGCTACGCAGCAGCTGCAGAAGCAATAATGGTCCTTCTCCTCACACTTCCAGGTCTAGATCCCTTACGTAAAGGATTAATCTCCGTAACTCGTAATCTTCTCAAACCTTTTCTCTCAATTGTTCCCTTTTGTCTCTTCCTTCTCATGGATATTTACTGGAAATATGAGAATCGTCCGAGTTGTGAGTCTGACTCGTGTACCCCGTCCGAGTATCTTCGTCATCAGAAATCGATTATGAAGAGTCAGAGGAATGCCTTGTTGATTGCTGCTGCTTTGATGTTTTATTGGATTTTGTATTCTGTTACTGCTTTGGTTGTTAAGGTTGAGCAGTTGAATATTAGGGTTGAGAGGTTGAAATCTAGGGCTGATTGATTTTCTTTCAactaatttggggatttagggttcttcttcttcttcttgttatGTCGGatcttttgtgtttttgtttctGGTTTACTGAATTAAAGGACGCGATTTCCTGATG from Silene latifolia isolate original U9 population chromosome 2, ASM4854445v1, whole genome shotgun sequence encodes the following:
- the LOC141643903 gene encoding uncharacterized protein LOC141643903, which encodes MALEWIVLGYAAAAEAIMVLLLTLPGLDPLRKGLISVTRNLLKPFLSIVPFCLFLLMDIYWKYENRPSCESDSCTPSEYLRHQKSIMKSQRNALLIAAALMFYWILYSVTALVVKVEQLNIRVERLKSRAD